In Nitratireductor mangrovi, the genomic window AGCCTGTCGCTGCCTTCGGCTGTCGACAGCCGCCGCAGGCTGTCCGCGACCATTTCCGCCGTGGCCGCGATCGTCTCGGCCGGCGCCATGCCGCCGGTCGCCGTCGCGATGTCCGGCGCTTCCGGCGTCACGCCGACGATATGGAACAGCCCGACCGCGCCGGAGGAGGCGGCGGCCGCGCCGAAGGCCTTGAGCGCGTCTTCGCCCGGGTGGCGTTCGATGCCGGTGACGGCACCGACCGCATCGCCTGCAAGACGTCCGTAAAGGCTGCCGAGCACCGGCCAGGCGATTTCCGAGTTCAGGAACGAGGCTGGCAGGGCGGAGACGTCGACGATGATGCGCGCGCGGCGGTTCTCGGTGCGGTGCAGCCCGCAATCCGGCGCCCTGCCGGCAATCGCGCAGGCGATGTCGAGGAAGTCACCATAACGGTTGGTGCGCGCGCCCAAGACCGAGTTGCAGAACGCGACCGCGTTCGACTCCCCCCACGCCACATCCTCGCCCTCTCGCGGCCTGTGGCCGGCCTGGTAGGGCGCGCAGGTCCAGGTCGGCTCGCAGCCAAGCGCCCGGTAGGCGCGCATCATGCGGCGTGCCATGGCGCGCTCGTGCTCGGCGAGCCGCACCCGGCAGGAGCCGGTCAGGTCGAGCGCGCCCACATTGAGCGTGGCGCGCACTGCGACCTTGGCACTTCCTTCGACCAGCCGTTCGGCGAACAGCGTGCCGGAATCGCCATGATAGAGCGCGCCGTCGATATGCGCCGACGCGATCGGGATCAGCCGCTCCGCGCCGAGCAGGCGTCCGCTCTCGGCGACGATGCGCATCGCCATCGCCGCGCCGTCGCTGCCCGCCGCGATCCGCCGCTCGTCCTCGCTCAGTGTCAGCGTCACCCTTCGGCCCTGCGATAGCGCATGACGTCGAAGCGCGCGCCCAGCCCGTCATAGAGCAACAGCCGCCCGACCAGCGGCTCGCCGACGCCGGTGACGAGCTTGATCACCTCCATCGCCTGCAGAGTGCCGATGACGCCGGGCAGCGCGCCGAGGATGCCGGCCTCGGCACAGGAGGGCACGAGGCCCGGCGGCGGCGCTTCCGGGAAGAGGTCGCGGTAGCCGGGCAGCGGTTTGCCGTCGGCGTCCGTGTCGAACGGCTTCAGCACGGTCAGCGACCCGTCGAAACGGCCGACCGCCCCGGTGACGAGCGGCTTTCCCGCCGCCGCGCAGCTGTCGGCAACCAGGTAGCGCGTGCCGAAATTGTCCGATCCGTCGACGACGATGTCATAGCCGTCGACCAGTTCGCGCACATTGGCCTCGGTCAGCCGCAGCCGGTGCCTTTCCACGACGACATGCGGGTTGATCCCGGCGATCGTATCGGCGGCGCTGTCGACCTTCGCCTCGCCGACGGACGCCGTGTCGTGGATCACCTGCCGCTGCAGGTTCGACAGCGACACCGTGTCGTCGTCGACGATGCCGAGCGTGCCGATCCCGGCGGCGGCGAGGTAGCAAAGCGCCGGCGCTCCCAGCCCGCCGGCGCCGACGACCAGCACGCGCGCGCGCTTCAGCTTCTGCTGCCCCGCGCCGCCGATTTCCGGCAGCACGATGTGGCGCGCATAACGTTCGAGTTCGGCGTCGGAGAGCGGAGGCGTCGTTTGGTGATCCATGCCGCGGGATCATAGGGACGGCCGCGACGCTTGTCAGCGGCCCACCTGCCCGTGCTGTGCTTCCGCTTCAGCCGGTCGCGCGCACGGCGCCATCGGCGACGGTCAGGAACTGGGCGCGGTTGTCGATCGCGGCAAACAGGTCGGCCTCCGTGCCGGTCATGAACACCTGGCCGTTGAGGTCGTCGAGAATGTCGAAAAGTGCGGCCCGCCTGAGATGGTCGAAATGCGCGGCGATTTCGTCGAGCAGCAGGATCGGCGCCATGCCGGCCAGTTCCCCGGTCAGCCGTGCATGCGAAAGCACGATGCCGACCAGCAGTGCCTTCTGCTCCCCAGTCGAGGAGAGTGCGGCCGGCATCGCCTTCGGCCTGTGGCGCACGATCAGGTCGGAGCGGTGCGGCCCGTCGAGCGTGCGGCCGGCGCTGCGGTCGCGCTCGCGCTCGCGCTCCAGCCTTTCGCGGAAACTCTCCTCGGCCTCCACCGCAGGGCGCTCGGCGAGGATGCCTTCGAGATAACCTTCGATCGCCAGGTCGGCGCGCGGAAAGGCGCCGTCCTCCGGGGTCTTTTCAACCATTGCCGCCAGCAGGCGCACCATCTCGACCCGCGCGGCGGCGATCGCCGCTCCCGTCTCCGCCATCTGCGCCTCGATCGCCGCGAACCAGGTCTCGTCGCGCTGGTTGTCGGCCAGCAGCCGGTTGCGGCCCCGCATCGCCTTCTCGTAGTCGAGCGCGCGCTGGCCGTGCGCCGGGTCGATCGTCAGGACAAGCCGGTCGAGGAAGCGCCGCCGGTCCGAGGCCGGCCCGGTGAAGAGCCCGTCCATCGCCGGCGTCAGCCACATCACCCGCAGCCATTCGAGCATCTCGTCGGCCGAGCGCGCCGGCGCGCCGTTGATACGCACCTTGCGGCCGCCCTCGCTTTCGCCATTTGGCGGTCCGCCCGCTCCGGTGCCGATCTCGACCGCGCCGTCGGGGCCGTCGATGGAGGCATGGACGGCAAAGCCACCCCCCGCACCTTCGCGCACCGCGTCGGCATAGGCGGCCCGCCGCAGCCCGCGCCCGGGCGTCAGCAACGAAATCGCTTCGAGGAGGTTGGTCTTGCCGGCCCCGTTCTCGCCGGTCAGCACCACCGCGCCGCCATCGAAGCTTACCGAAAGCTCGCGGTAGCTGCGGAAATCTGTAAGCTTGAGCTTACCTATCGAAACCCTTGGCGGCTTCTGGGCCACGGTGGCGTCCTGTCGCGGCGCGCCGCCCGGATCAGACACGCATCGGCATCAGCACGTAAAGCGCCTGCTCGTCGGCCATGTCGTGAATCAGCGTGGGCGAGCCGGCGTCGGCGAGCATGAATTTCGCCTCGCTGCCGGTCAGCTGCCCGGCCACGTCGAGCAGGTAGCGCGCGTTGAAGCCGATCTCGATCGGGTCGGCGTCGTAATCCGCCGGTATCTCCTCGACCGCGCTGCCGGAGTCGGGATTGTTCACGGTAAGCGTAACCTGACCATCGGCGATGGCGAGCTTCACCGCGCGGCCGCGCTCGGAGGAGATCGTCGAGACGCGGTCCACCGCCTGGGCGAAACTCTGCCGGTCGATGACCAGCTTCTTGTTGTTGCCGGACGGGATGACGCGCTGGTAATCCGGAAACGTGCCGTCGATCAGCTTGGAGGTCAGGATCACGCTGCCGATGGTGAAGCGGATCTTGGTGTCCGACAGTTCCACGGCGACCTTGACGTCCGGCGCGTCGACCAGCTTCTGCAACTCGCTCACGGTCTTGCGCGGAACGATGATGCCCGGCATGCCTTCGGAGCCGGCCGGCGCCTCGATCTCGGCCCGGGCCAGGCGGTGGCCGTCGGTAGCGACCGCGCGCAACACCAGCGCGCTGCCGCTTTCCAGCGTGTGCAGGTAGATGCCGTTGAGGTAGTAACGCGTCTCCTCGGTCGAGATCGCAAACTGCGTCTTGTCGATCAGCCCCTTGAGCGCCGTCGATTCGATCCTGAAGATGTGCGAGAAGCTGCCGGCCGAAAGTTCGGGGAAGTCCGATTGCGGCAGGCATTGCAGGCGGAAGTTGGAGCGCCCGGCGATCACCGACATCGACCGTCCGTCCTCGTCGGTCTTCAGCATCACTTCCGCTCCCTCGGGCAATTTGCGCACGATGTCGTAGAGCAGATGCGCCGGCACCGTCGTTGCGCCACCCTGTTCCACTTGCGCCGCCGTCGCCTCGGTCACCTCGATGTCGAGGTCGGTCGCCTTCATTTCGAGCACGGCGCCGTCGGCCTTGAGCAGGACGTTCGACAGGATCGGAATCGTGTTGCGGCGCTCGACGACGCGGTGCACGTGATTGAGCGACTTCAGGAGATTCGAACGTTCAAGTGTAACGCGCATCGATGGTCTCGTACCGAGGAGAGCTTCGCCCGGGAAGCAGAGAAAAGAACGGCCCGAGACGGGCCGGAATCAAGCCAAAATGACAGGAAAAGCCCCGCGAAGGCAAGCCCGCGCGGCGCTTTGGCGCGCGCCGTGCGGGCATTGGCAGGGGATAAGCTGCGGCGCGTGCGGCGGCGCCGCGGCGGGCAGATCAGGCCTGGTCGCTGATCAGCCTGCGCAGCAGTTCCAGTTCCTGCGCCAGCGTCTGGTCGGCGCCCGACAGTTCCTCGATCTTGCGCACCGCGTGAAGCACCGTCGTATGATCGCGACCGCCGAAGCGGCGGCCGATTTCGGGCAGCGAGCGCGGCGTCATGATCTTGGACAGATACATGGCCACCTGGCGCGGCTTGACGATCGTGCGCGTGCGCCGGTTCGACAGAAGCTCGGTCTTCGACACGTTGTAGTGCCGTGCGACGATCCTCTGGATGTCCTCGATGCGCACCCGCTTCGGGTCGCCGGGCCGGAACATGTGGCCGAGCAGTTCATCGATGCGCTCGATGCTCAGCTGCGGCTCGAAGGAACGGCGGAACAGCAGCTGGTTGAACGCGCCCTCGAGTTCGCGCCCGCTGCCGGTGACCGCCCGCGCGACATGCTCCAGGACATTTGCCGGAATGTCGAGCGACTGGTCTTCCACGCGCGCCGATGCCAGCCGCTGCTGCAGCATGCGCAGCCGCATATCCATGTCGGGCGACGACATTTCCAGCGACACGCCGCCATGCAGGCGCGAGCGCACCCGGGGCTCCAGCGATTCAAGCTCGGCGGCTGGCCGGTCGGCCGCGACGACAACCTGGCGCGCGCTGTCGAGCAGCATGTTGATGAGATGGCAGAACTCGTGCTGGATCGACTTGCCCTGCAGGAACTGCATGTCGTCGATGATCAGCAGGTCGATGTCGCGCAACTGCTCCTTCAGCGTCAGTGCGTTGTTGTCGCGGATTGCGGTTGCGAAGCGCCACATGAAGTATTCCGCGGTCAGGTAGACCACGCGCATCTGCGGATTGCGCTTCAAGGCCTCCGCGGCGATCGCCTGCAGGAGGTGGGTCTTGCCCAGCCCGACGGAGGCGTGGACGAAGAGCGGGTTGAAGCGCAGCGACGCGCTCGGGCTCTCGGCCACGGTACGGGCCGCGGCGAAGGCGACGCGGTTCGGCGGACCCTCGACGAAGGAATCGAACGTATAACGCGAATCCAGCGGCGAACCGAGCACGCTCTGGTTTTTCGCCGCGTCCGCCGAAGTCGGCTTCGTCGGGGTCGCTTTGGTGCTGACGGCGGTTCCGCTCGCCAGCGTTGCCTGCGACGACCGTGTGATGTTGCGGGCTGGCGCCGGCTCGGTTTCCGGCGTGCTGCGCGTGCTGCGGGTGGCGCTGCGCACGACGATCTCGAGCCGCATGAGGGCGGGATCTTCGCGCTTCCAGAGATCCGTGATCAGCTCCAGGTAGTGGCTGTTGATCCAGGAACGCAAAAAGGCAGTCGGTACCGACAGGCGGACCAGCCCCCGCGCGGCTTCGGCAAGCTTCATGCGGCCGAACCAGCTCGAATAGACCTCCAGGCCCAGCTGCGCGCGCAGTTGCACCCTGACGCGCTCGAATTGCTCGTGCGCCCCGGCGCCCCCGCTCACCTCATCGTCTCCCTTTCTGAATTGAACAAAGGGGAGCGCCGCCGCTCTCCCCATTTCCAAGCCGCCTTGCATCCCGTTTTCCCTTTTCATTTGGCAATGTATTCCCGTCATGCGCGGCGCAACGCCGCGCATGTCCTCGTTCAGACGACCGGGCCAAACGGCCCGAGCGCCACCTCACTCGAATACAACCGACCGCATCGTGGTCAGCCCGTCCCCGTTTTCCCCCGGCGCGCGGACGCGTCGAAGTGCCTGCCGATGGTCAAAAAGTTCCCCTGGCCGGCGCTGCCGCCGGACCGATCCTCGTCACTCTTCAACCAGATTCACGCCCGCGAACCGGCGCGTCGAAAGGGCACGACCTTCCCGCTCGCGGGAAACGCCCCCGCGTCGCAAGCGGCAATTTTTCTGGGTATTGAGGCCTGACGGCCCTGTCCCTTCCGATGGACCGACATTACAAAATGTGGCGGTTGAAGAGCAAGGGCGGCGGTAAGGGTTTTTTAATCTCTTGGACGCCTCTGGCGGCTCCGGCGTGTTCGCCCGGCAAGGCAGGCAACGCATAAACTGTTATGAATCAATCCCTTTGTCCGAAGCCTCTTCTTCGGTCGTCGGCTATCTAAAAATACATTATTTTTTTGCTTGACATGTCGAGGTCGCCGCCGGTCCTCCGAGCTCGGACGCGGCCCGTCGAATACCTCTGGCAAGCTCTTGGTTTTGTTGTCTTTTTGATGCGCCGAGCGCATGTGTGTCCGGCTCGCTGTCACCCTGTGTCAGCATGCGAAACGGCGATGCCGGCAAATGAACGCGTTGCCCCTTTTTCGCCCACTTCGACATGTCCGGCAAGTGTCTGTCGGCAAAAGAAAAAAGCCCGGCTGGGTTGCCGGGCTGGTCAATCGTTTCGCGTTTGGCGTGCCCTGTTCGGGCGGGTCCGCTAGGCCTGCAGGGCCTTCACGCGCTGTGCCAGGCGCGATACCTTGCGCGAGGCCGTGTTGCGGTGCATGACACCCTTGGTGGCCGCACGCATCAGTTCCGGCTGGACGGCGTCGAACGCGGCCGTGGCCGCGGCCTTGTCGCCTGCCGCCAAAGCTTCCTCGACCTTGCGCACATAGCTGCGCACGCGCGAACGGCGGTTCTTGTTGATCGCGGTCCGGCGCGCCATCTTGCGCGTCGCCTTCTTGGCCGAAGTGGTGTTGGCCATGATGCCTCTCTCGTTGTTCTGGCGTTCTGGTGCCAGTCCGGCGTTCCGGCAGGCACGAATACAAACGGGCGGCCGCTGGGCCGCCTCGATTGCGGCGGCTTATAGTTCAGCTTGCGGCCTGCGTCAACGCCTGTCGCCGCCCGAAAAACCGCCTGCTCAGCGGTTGCGGAAATTCGGCGTCCGCTTCTCCACAAAGGCCGACATGCCCTCCGTCTGGTCGTCCAGGGCGAACATCGAGTGGAACACCCGGCGTTCGAAGCGCAGGCCCTCCGAAAGGGTCGTCTCGTAGGAGCGGTTGACCGCCTCCTTGGCCATCATAACCGCCGGCAGCGAGAACGAGGCGATCTTTGTTGCCGCGGCAAGCGCCTCCTCGATCAGTTCGCCGGCCGGCACCACCCGCGACACCAGGCCCGAGCGTTCCGCCTCCTCGGCGTCCATCATCCGTCCGGTCAGACACATGTCCATCGCCTTGGACTTGCCGACGAAGCGCGTCAGCCGCTGTGAGCCGCCCATGCCGGGCATCACCCCGAGCGTGATCTCGGGCTGGCCGAACTTGGCGTTGTCGGCCGCTATGATGAAGTCGCACATCATCGCCAGTTCGCAGCCGCCGCCGAGCGCGTAGCCGGCCACGGCCGCGATCACCGGCTTGCGGATGCGCGACAGCGCCTCCCAGCCCGCGAAGAAGTCGGCCATGAAGGCGTCGACATAACTCATCGACTGCATCTGCTTGATGTCGGCCCCGGCCGCGAACGCCTTTTCCGATCCCGTGATCACGATCGCGCCGACGCCGGCATCCGCCTCGAACGCCTCCAGGGCGGCCATCACCTCCGCCAGCACGGTGGTGTTGAGCGCGTTAAGCGCCTTGGGCCGGTTCAGCGTGATCAGGCCGACCCGCGCACGCGTTTCGACTAGGATCGTTTCATAGGCCATGTTGGGAAACTCCTCCGGGGCGATTGCGTCGAGATGATCAAGCGTAGCGGTTCGGGCCCGGCATTGGCATCCCATTTGTTCTGCCGGACTGCAATTGTAGGAGCGAAGCGAAGCATCAGCGCTGGCAAGACACACAATGGAAGGTTGAGCGTCCGGACTGCACCGTGCGCATGACGGTGCCCCGGCAGCCCGGGTGACGGCAGGCCTCGCCCTCGCGATCGTAGACGGAGAAGCTGTGCTGGAAATAGCCGAGTTCGCCGTCGGCCTGGCGATAGTCGCGCAGCGAAGATCCGCCGGCCGCGATCGCATCGGCGATCACCTCGCGAACGGCGGTCGCCAGCCGCTCGCTGGCCGCGCCGGCACGGCCGCTTTTGGGCACGATGCTGCCCGCCGCCCGCAGCGGTGACAACTTGGCCCGCCACAGCGCCTCGCAGACATAGATATTGCCCAGCCCGGCGATCAGCCGCTGGTCGAGGAGCGCTGCCTTGAGCGGCGCGCGCCGGTCGCGGAAAAGCCGGGCCAGCAGGGCGCCGTCCAGCGTATTGCCGGTAGGCTCCACCCCGAGCCCCGCCATCAGCGGATGTTCGCCGAGTTTCCCCGGTTCGGCGAACAGCATGAAGCCGAAACGGCGCGGGTCATTGAAGATGACACGGGCCGGGCCGCCGGCCGTCGGCTCCAGACGGAGAACCACGTGGTCATGCGGACGCGCCGTCGAACGCTCGTGGTGGAAGCGTCCTGGCAGTTCGGAGCCGCCATCGCGCTCGATGCGCCACGAGCCCGACATGCCGAGATGACTGATCAGGGTCAGGCCGTCGTCGAGATGGGCAAGCAGGTATTTCGCCCGCCGCGCCAGCCCGCCGATGGTGCGCCCTTGCAGGCGTTCGCCGAAGCGTGGCGGAAACGGGAAGCGCAGGTCCGGCCTGCGCTGCTCGACCGAGACGATCCTTGCGCCTTCCATCACCTTGGCCAGACCGCGGCGCACGGTCTCGACCTCCGGCAATTCAGGCATCGGGGCGGATCGTGTCGAGGAAGGAGGTGCCGTGGTGGCCACGCGCCAGGCCGAGATGGGCCGCCACGGTCTCGCCGATATCGGCGAAGGTCGGGCGGATGCCGAGGGCAGCCGGCGCCAGGCCGGGTCCAGTGCCGATCACCGGCACGCGCTCGCGTGTATGGTCGGTCCCGCGCCAGGTCGGATCGCAGCCATGGTCGGCGGTCAGGATCAAGAGGTCGCCTGGTTGCAGCCGCGCCAGCGCCTCCGGCAGCCGGGCGTCAAATGCCTCGAGCGCGGCGGCGTAGCCCGCCACGTCGCGCCGGTGGCCGAAAAGCGTGTCGAAATCGACGAAATTGGCGAAAACCAGATCGCCGTCGCGGCTGTCTTCGATGGCGCCGAGCGCCTTGTCGAACAGCGCCATGTTGCCGGCCGCCTTGCGCACTTCCGAGATGGCGCGGTGCGCAAAGATATCGCCGATCTTGCCGACGCCGATCACCTTGCCGTCGGCCTCGGTGATGCGGTCCAGTACCGTCGGCTCGGTGGGCGGAACGGCGTAGTCGCGGCGGTTGGTGGTGCGCTCGAAATCGGCGGCCGACGCGCCCACGAAGGGCCGCGCGATGACCCGGCCGATATTGAGCGGGTCGACCAGCCGGCGCACGATCTGGCACAGTTCGTAAAGCCTTTCGAGCCCGAAATGCTCCTCATGCGCGGCGATCTGGTAGACAGAGTCCGCCGAGGTGTA contains:
- a CDS encoding aconitase X — protein: MTLTLSEDERRIAAGSDGAAMAMRIVAESGRLLGAERLIPIASAHIDGALYHGDSGTLFAERLVEGSAKVAVRATLNVGALDLTGSCRVRLAEHERAMARRMMRAYRALGCEPTWTCAPYQAGHRPREGEDVAWGESNAVAFCNSVLGARTNRYGDFLDIACAIAGRAPDCGLHRTENRRARIIVDVSALPASFLNSEIAWPVLGSLYGRLAGDAVGAVTGIERHPGEDALKAFGAAAASSGAVGLFHIVGVTPEAPDIATATGGMAPAETIAATAEMVADSLRRLSTAEGSDRLDAVALGSPHFSLDEFAALERHLAGRGLKVPLYACTGRHVLDVLEKSGKRQALENAGVTIVADTCVVVTPVMAELAGGVLMTNSGKFAHYAPGNTGYRVLYASLADCVASAVAGRPIIRDTVS
- a CDS encoding molybdopterin-synthase adenylyltransferase MoeB, producing the protein MDHQTTPPLSDAELERYARHIVLPEIGGAGQQKLKRARVLVVGAGGLGAPALCYLAAAGIGTLGIVDDDTVSLSNLQRQVIHDTASVGEAKVDSAADTIAGINPHVVVERHRLRLTEANVRELVDGYDIVVDGSDNFGTRYLVADSCAAAGKPLVTGAVGRFDGSLTVLKPFDTDADGKPLPGYRDLFPEAPPPGLVPSCAEAGILGALPGVIGTLQAMEVIKLVTGVGEPLVGRLLLYDGLGARFDVMRYRRAEG
- the recF gene encoding DNA replication/repair protein RecF (All proteins in this family for which functions are known are DNA-binding proteins that assist the filamentation of RecA onto DNA for the initiation of recombination or recombinational repair.); its protein translation is MAQKPPRVSIGKLKLTDFRSYRELSVSFDGGAVVLTGENGAGKTNLLEAISLLTPGRGLRRAAYADAVREGAGGGFAVHASIDGPDGAVEIGTGAGGPPNGESEGGRKVRINGAPARSADEMLEWLRVMWLTPAMDGLFTGPASDRRRFLDRLVLTIDPAHGQRALDYEKAMRGRNRLLADNQRDETWFAAIEAQMAETGAAIAAARVEMVRLLAAMVEKTPEDGAFPRADLAIEGYLEGILAERPAVEAEESFRERLERERERDRSAGRTLDGPHRSDLIVRHRPKAMPAALSSTGEQKALLVGIVLSHARLTGELAGMAPILLLDEIAAHFDHLRRAALFDILDDLNGQVFMTGTEADLFAAIDNRAQFLTVADGAVRATG
- the dnaN gene encoding DNA polymerase III subunit beta, which codes for MRVTLERSNLLKSLNHVHRVVERRNTIPILSNVLLKADGAVLEMKATDLDIEVTEATAAQVEQGGATTVPAHLLYDIVRKLPEGAEVMLKTDEDGRSMSVIAGRSNFRLQCLPQSDFPELSAGSFSHIFRIESTALKGLIDKTQFAISTEETRYYLNGIYLHTLESGSALVLRAVATDGHRLARAEIEAPAGSEGMPGIIVPRKTVSELQKLVDAPDVKVAVELSDTKIRFTIGSVILTSKLIDGTFPDYQRVIPSGNNKKLVIDRQSFAQAVDRVSTISSERGRAVKLAIADGQVTLTVNNPDSGSAVEEIPADYDADPIEIGFNARYLLDVAGQLTGSEAKFMLADAGSPTLIHDMADEQALYVLMPMRV
- the dnaA gene encoding chromosomal replication initiator protein DnaA, with translation MQGGLEMGRAAALPFVQFRKGDDEVSGGAGAHEQFERVRVQLRAQLGLEVYSSWFGRMKLAEAARGLVRLSVPTAFLRSWINSHYLELITDLWKREDPALMRLEIVVRSATRSTRSTPETEPAPARNITRSSQATLASGTAVSTKATPTKPTSADAAKNQSVLGSPLDSRYTFDSFVEGPPNRVAFAAARTVAESPSASLRFNPLFVHASVGLGKTHLLQAIAAEALKRNPQMRVVYLTAEYFMWRFATAIRDNNALTLKEQLRDIDLLIIDDMQFLQGKSIQHEFCHLINMLLDSARQVVVAADRPAAELESLEPRVRSRLHGGVSLEMSSPDMDMRLRMLQQRLASARVEDQSLDIPANVLEHVARAVTGSGRELEGAFNQLLFRRSFEPQLSIERIDELLGHMFRPGDPKRVRIEDIQRIVARHYNVSKTELLSNRRTRTIVKPRQVAMYLSKIMTPRSLPEIGRRFGGRDHTTVLHAVRKIEELSGADQTLAQELELLRRLISDQA
- the rpsT gene encoding 30S ribosomal protein S20, with the protein product MANTTSAKKATRKMARRTAINKNRRSRVRSYVRKVEEALAAGDKAAATAAFDAVQPELMRAATKGVMHRNTASRKVSRLAQRVKALQA
- a CDS encoding enoyl-CoA hydratase encodes the protein MAYETILVETRARVGLITLNRPKALNALNTTVLAEVMAALEAFEADAGVGAIVITGSEKAFAAGADIKQMQSMSYVDAFMADFFAGWEALSRIRKPVIAAVAGYALGGGCELAMMCDFIIAADNAKFGQPEITLGVMPGMGGSQRLTRFVGKSKAMDMCLTGRMMDAEEAERSGLVSRVVPAGELIEEALAAATKIASFSLPAVMMAKEAVNRSYETTLSEGLRFERRVFHSMFALDDQTEGMSAFVEKRTPNFRNR
- the mutM gene encoding bifunctional DNA-formamidopyrimidine glycosylase/DNA-(apurinic or apyrimidinic site) lyase, coding for MPELPEVETVRRGLAKVMEGARIVSVEQRRPDLRFPFPPRFGERLQGRTIGGLARRAKYLLAHLDDGLTLISHLGMSGSWRIERDGGSELPGRFHHERSTARPHDHVVLRLEPTAGGPARVIFNDPRRFGFMLFAEPGKLGEHPLMAGLGVEPTGNTLDGALLARLFRDRRAPLKAALLDQRLIAGLGNIYVCEALWRAKLSPLRAAGSIVPKSGRAGAASERLATAVREVIADAIAAGGSSLRDYRQADGELGYFQHSFSVYDREGEACRHPGCRGTVMRTVQSGRSTFHCVSCQR
- a CDS encoding phosphopentomutase, with product MPRAFLFVLDSFGVGGASDAEQFGDAGANTFGHIAAAAARGQADRDGLRQGPLRLPNMLKLGLAEAAFAASGQMPAGVERPIPEGFFGAAEEVSKGKDTPSGHWEIAGLPVPFDWGYFPETVPTFPAELTEAVIREAKLPGILGDCHASGTEIIAKLGEEHVRTGKPICYTSADSVYQIAAHEEHFGLERLYELCQIVRRLVDPLNIGRVIARPFVGASAADFERTTNRRDYAVPPTEPTVLDRITEADGKVIGVGKIGDIFAHRAISEVRKAAGNMALFDKALGAIEDSRDGDLVFANFVDFDTLFGHRRDVAGYAAALEAFDARLPEALARLQPGDLLILTADHGCDPTWRGTDHTRERVPVIGTGPGLAPAALGIRPTFADIGETVAAHLGLARGHHGTSFLDTIRPDA